The proteins below are encoded in one region of Brachyspira hampsonii:
- a CDS encoding methyl-accepting chemotaxis protein: MKFMQTLKFKMPFTIISSVAVMLLILMIVIISASAVFIERTALRGFQETADGYRDLVSVWLNDQKDLTSVIAKESEFLDYFKNPNDLTFIIAKTELEELVQELGTYVSSLSLYDLNGNLLTDSSSGSTIQTNISDRSLWERFINTGYQYSIDDEIEVSPINQEYVISILAGVIDYTGKPAGVLAAELKWNNFAKKYFSEITIGKTGNIYVVDEDGKRVAHKDVEKINTISEGSRNALQAASTHKKGSLHYEDDGEKVMVFSRLENIDWIMCVTMLDSEFYSDRNTLIMITIILSILLLFITSFIVVLYVNKNISGVLSRIANDLNRLGNGDLTVSAPSKFLTNKYKNHEFGIIANGFNNTIEKLKNIVTNIIDSSNNIELTSKELESGNNDLALRTQSQSSSLEETASSMEQMSSNIKNSAEKSVIGNNMMNDSKRSVEEAGLIIDSTTKSMEMVFEASRKITNITKLIEDIAFQTNILALNASVEAARAGEQGRGFSVVASEVRTLAQNTQTSVKDITALIADSDEKIKIATEAARKSQEIFTDIKDKIENTASIMKDISTTAVEQQSGVEQVNQAVLKMDASTQENASLVEQSKEASITLSSEAQKLIDAVSYFKL; this comes from the coding sequence ATGAAATTCATGCAAACTTTAAAGTTTAAAATGCCTTTTACTATCATATCATCTGTAGCTGTAATGCTTTTGATACTTATGATAGTAATAATATCTGCTTCAGCTGTATTTATAGAAAGAACGGCTTTAAGAGGTTTTCAGGAAACTGCAGATGGTTATAGAGATTTAGTTTCAGTGTGGTTAAATGATCAGAAGGATTTAACTTCTGTAATAGCCAAAGAATCTGAATTTTTAGATTATTTTAAAAATCCTAATGATTTGACTTTTATAATTGCTAAAACTGAATTAGAAGAGTTAGTTCAAGAGTTAGGTACATATGTTTCTTCACTTTCTTTATATGATTTAAATGGAAATCTTTTAACAGATAGTTCAAGCGGAAGTACTATACAAACTAATATATCAGATAGAAGTTTATGGGAAAGATTTATAAATACAGGGTATCAATATTCGATAGATGATGAGATAGAAGTTTCTCCTATTAATCAGGAGTATGTTATTAGTATATTAGCAGGGGTTATTGACTATACAGGAAAACCTGCTGGAGTTTTAGCAGCAGAATTAAAATGGAATAATTTTGCTAAAAAATATTTTTCTGAAATAACTATAGGAAAAACAGGAAATATTTATGTTGTAGATGAAGACGGAAAAAGAGTAGCTCATAAAGATGTTGAAAAAATCAATACTATATCTGAAGGTTCAAGAAATGCTTTACAGGCTGCATCTACTCATAAAAAAGGTTCTCTTCATTATGAAGATGATGGAGAAAAAGTTATGGTATTTTCAAGACTAGAAAATATAGATTGGATAATGTGTGTTACTATGCTTGACAGTGAATTTTATTCCGATAGAAATACACTTATAATGATAACTATCATATTAAGTATATTATTACTCTTTATTACATCATTCATAGTCGTGTTATATGTTAATAAAAATATATCAGGGGTTCTATCAAGAATAGCAAACGATTTAAATAGACTTGGAAATGGGGATTTAACTGTATCTGCACCAAGTAAATTCCTAACTAATAAATATAAAAATCATGAGTTTGGTATAATAGCCAACGGATTTAATAACACTATAGAAAAATTGAAAAATATAGTTACGAATATAATAGATTCTTCTAATAATATAGAATTAACTTCAAAAGAATTAGAAAGCGGAAATAATGATTTAGCTTTAAGAACTCAATCTCAGTCTTCATCATTAGAAGAGACTGCAAGTTCTATGGAGCAGATGTCTTCAAATATAAAAAATTCCGCTGAGAAATCAGTTATAGGAAATAATATGATGAATGATTCTAAAAGATCTGTAGAAGAAGCAGGACTTATAATAGACAGCACTACAAAAAGTATGGAAATGGTTTTTGAAGCAAGCAGAAAAATAACTAATATAACAAAATTAATAGAAGATATTGCTTTTCAAACTAATATATTGGCACTTAATGCTTCAGTAGAAGCAGCTCGTGCAGGAGAGCAGGGCAGAGGTTTCTCTGTTGTAGCTTCTGAGGTTAGAACATTAGCTCAAAATACACAAACTTCTGTTAAAGACATTACTGCTTTGATAGCAGATTCTGATGAGAAGATAAAGATAGCTACAGAAGCGGCTAGAAAATCTCAGGAAATATTTACTGATATAAAAGATAAAATAGAAAATACCGCAAGTATAATGAAAGATATTTCTACAACAGCAGTAGAACAGCAAAGCGGAGTTGAGCAGGTTAATCAGGCGGTACTAAAAATGGATGCAAGCACACAGGAAAATGCTAGTTTAGTGGAGCAGTCAAAAGAAGCTAGTATAACTTTAAGCAGCGAAGCACAGAAATTAATAGATGCTGTAAGTTATTTCAAATTGTAA
- a CDS encoding galactokinase: MYNISQIKDLLKEKNMNDKFSFIYGDDAYSISEAYTRLSDTIKHFESIDNTQEIYVFSASGRTELSGNHTDHNNGCVLTASINLDKLAVVSKRDDNKIIVYTDYSNTPDIIDINDLEINKEEYGKSNALTRGVCAGIKNKGCNIGGCTVTLNNKVLIGSGLSSSASFESLIGEIQNALYNDDKISKVDIAKIGQYAENVYFGKPCGLMDQMGCSVGGIMSIDFKNNENPIIEKVEYDFESKGYALMIVDAKGDHSGLTNEYAAIREEMNAVANYFGKKVCREITKKELIDNASKLRAKVGDRAIMRAYHFLEENERVINQINALKKDDINTYIKLMNESGLSSFMYLQNCYSVTSSKNMGVALGLALTKDFLEGEGACRVHGGGFAGTIQALIPVNKVEEYKKYMNSIFGEGSAVKIRVRQSPVCAI, translated from the coding sequence ATGTATAATATCAGCCAAATAAAAGATCTATTAAAAGAAAAGAATATGAATGATAAATTTTCTTTCATTTACGGAGATGATGCATACAGTATATCCGAAGCATATACTAGATTAAGCGATACAATAAAACATTTTGAAAGTATAGATAATACTCAGGAAATATATGTTTTTAGTGCTTCAGGAAGAACTGAGTTATCCGGTAATCATACAGATCATAATAACGGATGCGTATTAACAGCATCTATAAATTTAGATAAGCTGGCAGTAGTTTCAAAAAGAGATGATAATAAAATAATAGTTTATACTGATTATTCAAATACTCCTGACATTATAGATATTAATGATTTAGAAATAAATAAAGAAGAATACGGTAAATCTAATGCTTTAACAAGAGGAGTTTGTGCCGGAATAAAAAATAAAGGATGCAATATAGGAGGATGCACAGTAACTTTGAATAATAAAGTGCTTATAGGAAGCGGATTAAGCAGTTCAGCTAGCTTTGAATCTTTGATTGGTGAAATACAGAATGCATTATACAATGATGATAAAATAAGTAAAGTTGATATAGCAAAAATAGGTCAGTATGCTGAAAATGTTTATTTTGGAAAGCCTTGCGGACTTATGGATCAAATGGGCTGTTCTGTAGGCGGTATTATGTCCATAGATTTTAAAAATAATGAAAACCCTATAATAGAAAAAGTTGAATATGATTTTGAAAGTAAAGGTTATGCTCTTATGATAGTTGATGCCAAAGGAGATCATAGCGGTCTTACAAATGAATATGCTGCTATAAGAGAAGAAATGAATGCTGTGGCTAATTATTTTGGTAAAAAAGTATGCCGAGAGATAACTAAAAAAGAATTAATTGATAATGCTTCTAAATTAAGAGCTAAAGTTGGAGACAGAGCTATAATGAGAGCTTATCACTTCTTAGAGGAAAATGAAAGAGTAATTAATCAAATAAATGCACTTAAAAAAGATGATATAAATACATACATAAAACTTATGAATGAATCCGGACTTTCAAGCTTTATGTATTTACAAAACTGCTATTCTGTTACAAGCTCAAAAAATATGGGAGTTGCTTTAGGTCTTGCACTTACAAAAGACTTCTTAGAAGGAGAAGGTGCATGCCGTGTACATGGAGGAGGATTTGCAGGAACTATACAGGCTTTAATACCTGTAAATAAAGTTGAAGAATATAAAAAATATATGAACTCAATATTCGGTGAAGGAAGTGCAGTAAAAATAAGAGTGAGACAATCACCTGTTTGTGCGATATAA
- a CDS encoding DUF342 domain-containing protein, which translates to MAKEVVNQTLSIDPNNYEFYYDNLINTRDIYDQIVDVDSNNDSLYNELLKNYVRPGDPVLKSISKREGVKASKNIKFDKMTGIYKSTVYGYVFYDELKSVSVIPVINVGDKWRGVMVLPPQKHLKKQLSLEEIQAIIAEMPIKLMVNYDKIAELVAHNLKYDEGVMCVFVEGRKPIDGNVQKVILDYDFTLDSGKESETGSIDFKERGFIHNIEAGIQIAHFMEEKPSIDGLDIYDVLMEAHYDDDPCYKLGKNIVVDDDGITIRSGIRGILSNHNSTLSVSTVAEIDKVDLSTGNIEVNGSLIIRDNVAPGFSIKTEGDIYVHGNIEDAYIECAGNLIVSGGIIGGPNSTIHVNGKMYSQFIRNANIICKGDVLAQQLVNAEIAGNDRVIVLEGKGVIIGGNVKALNGVWAKSIGSMSESKTTITVGRDAEADAEFKNIVATVKTNKEEMSKIKSLLGTEYFKNPKAFIERIPPNKREGIKDILKRITNLVRETAQLEAKRDEMSAEFEKLYHSSITSMEGFFPGVTIYISSMRKYISKKISGTEYFYSKELRDISEKAPKLLPLEEYDFPREIKKD; encoded by the coding sequence ATGGCTAAAGAAGTTGTAAATCAAACATTATCAATTGATCCAAATAATTATGAATTTTATTATGATAATCTTATAAATACAAGAGATATATACGATCAAATTGTAGATGTTGATAGCAATAATGATAGTTTATATAATGAATTGTTAAAAAATTATGTTCGTCCTGGAGATCCCGTATTAAAATCAATTTCAAAAAGAGAGGGTGTAAAAGCTAGTAAAAATATAAAATTTGATAAAATGACAGGTATTTATAAAAGTACCGTTTATGGGTATGTATTTTATGATGAGTTAAAATCAGTTTCTGTAATACCTGTTATCAATGTAGGAGATAAATGGAGAGGTGTAATGGTTCTTCCTCCTCAAAAACATTTGAAAAAGCAGCTTTCACTTGAGGAAATACAAGCTATTATAGCTGAAATGCCTATCAAATTAATGGTTAATTATGATAAAATAGCCGAACTTGTGGCACATAATTTGAAATATGATGAAGGGGTTATGTGTGTATTTGTAGAAGGCAGGAAGCCTATAGATGGTAATGTTCAAAAGGTTATACTTGATTATGATTTTACTTTGGACAGCGGAAAAGAGTCTGAAACAGGTTCTATAGACTTTAAAGAACGGGGATTTATACATAATATAGAAGCAGGAATTCAAATAGCTCATTTTATGGAAGAAAAACCTTCTATTGACGGACTTGATATATACGATGTTCTTATGGAAGCACATTATGATGATGATCCTTGCTATAAATTAGGAAAAAATATAGTCGTTGATGATGACGGTATTACTATTAGAAGCGGTATCAGAGGAATATTAAGCAATCATAATAGTACTTTATCAGTTAGTACGGTAGCTGAAATAGATAAAGTAGATTTATCAACAGGTAATATTGAAGTTAATGGTTCTCTTATTATTAGGGATAATGTTGCTCCGGGATTTTCTATAAAAACAGAGGGCGATATATATGTACATGGTAATATTGAAGATGCATATATAGAATGTGCAGGTAATTTGATAGTATCCGGAGGTATAATAGGAGGTCCTAATAGTACAATACATGTTAATGGAAAGATGTATTCTCAATTCATTAGAAATGCCAATATAATATGTAAAGGTGATGTATTGGCTCAGCAGCTTGTTAATGCCGAAATAGCGGGAAATGATAGAGTTATTGTATTGGAAGGCAAGGGTGTTATTATTGGAGGAAATGTTAAGGCTTTGAATGGGGTTTGGGCTAAAAGTATAGGTTCTATGAGTGAATCAAAAACTACTATTACAGTTGGAAGAGATGCTGAAGCTGATGCAGAGTTTAAAAATATTGTTGCAACAGTGAAAACCAACAAGGAAGAAATGAGTAAGATTAAATCCCTTTTAGGTACAGAGTATTTTAAAAATCCAAAAGCCTTTATAGAGAGAATACCGCCTAATAAAAGAGAGGGTATAAAAGATATACTTAAAAGAATTACAAATCTTGTAAGAGAAACGGCACAATTAGAGGCTAAAAGAGATGAAATGAGTGCAGAATTTGAAAAATTATACCATAGCAGTATTACTTCTATGGAAGGATTTTTCCCAGGAGTTACTATATATATTTCAAGTATGAGAAAATATATATCTAAAAAAATTTCAGGTACAGAGTATTTCTATTCAAAAGAGCTTAGAGATATATCTGAAAAAGCTCCTAAATTACTGCCTTTAGAAGAATATGATTTTCCTAGAGAAATAAAAAAGGATTAA
- a CDS encoding class I SAM-dependent methyltransferase, translating to MEKKECEFCGSTESEVYIKTDLVSYNKCLNCGLIYQYPVLSQEEINDIYSDNYFEYEVANQENFFSLMKLAMKDIGFEKIESKLPNKNVLDIGCATGMMLNYLKTKGYNAQGIEICSSSAEYARKNYGITVHEKPLLDVGFDSEYFSFIHFSHVIEHVPNPADTIKEIYRILAKGGYLAITTPNADGLFAKKYGGAWRAVMPQHLWLFSKTTLSKYMESIGFKIISDFSWGSIPIEKKPNKIIKAFFDKYVKLFNMGDVMLFLCKKS from the coding sequence GTGGAAAAGAAAGAATGTGAATTTTGCGGCAGCACTGAGTCTGAAGTTTATATAAAAACAGATTTAGTGAGCTATAATAAATGTTTAAATTGCGGGCTTATATATCAGTATCCTGTTTTAAGTCAGGAAGAAATAAATGATATATATAGCGATAATTATTTTGAGTATGAAGTAGCTAATCAGGAAAATTTTTTTAGTCTTATGAAGCTTGCTATGAAGGATATAGGTTTTGAAAAAATAGAAAGCAAACTTCCTAATAAAAATGTTCTTGATATAGGCTGTGCTACAGGTATGATGTTAAATTATTTAAAAACTAAAGGTTATAATGCACAAGGTATTGAAATATGTTCATCTTCGGCTGAGTATGCTAGAAAAAATTATGGTATAACAGTGCATGAAAAACCTTTGCTTGATGTCGGATTTGATAGTGAATATTTTTCTTTCATACATTTTTCGCATGTTATAGAACATGTTCCTAATCCGGCAGATACTATTAAAGAAATTTACAGAATACTTGCCAAAGGCGGATATTTAGCAATAACAACTCCAAATGCGGATGGTTTATTTGCTAAAAAATATGGGGGAGCTTGGAGGGCAGTAATGCCGCAGCATTTATGGCTATTTTCAAAGACTACATTGTCTAAATATATGGAAAGTATAGGTTTTAAGATAATCAGTGATTTTTCTTGGGGGTCTATACCTATAGAGAAAAAGCCCAATAAAATAATTAAAGCTTTTTTTGATAAATATGTTAAATTATTTAATATGGGTGATGTTATGCTTTTCTTATGTAAAAAAAGTTGA
- a CDS encoding PASTA domain-containing protein produces the protein MDKIKEFFNKLLFFIKKIINKILPDGIISDPKSFLVFKRLILFAVFLFVLQGIVVTLIVFIVVKSGGESFNLPDVQGKEIFEAFNLLEKEGMNLNVQTHYFDNYPLGTIVSQEPKSGVKVKRGRTVYLVVNVAEQSLIKMPDVTGMKYNEAVSIISNKVLNSMTNVNLLPRVNISDDMYENDVVLSQIPAADEVVGLNSEIILTVNKKESNIQ, from the coding sequence ATGGATAAAATAAAAGAATTTTTTAATAAATTACTATTCTTTATAAAAAAAATAATAAACAAAATTTTACCTGATGGTATAATCAGTGATCCTAAGTCATTTTTAGTATTTAAAAGATTAATACTTTTCGCTGTTTTTCTTTTTGTTTTACAAGGTATTGTTGTTACTTTAATAGTATTTATAGTTGTTAAATCTGGGGGAGAATCGTTTAATCTTCCAGATGTTCAAGGAAAAGAAATATTTGAAGCATTTAATTTGTTAGAAAAAGAGGGTATGAATCTCAATGTTCAAACACACTATTTTGATAATTACCCGTTAGGTACTATTGTAAGTCAGGAGCCTAAAAGCGGAGTAAAGGTTAAAAGAGGCAGAACAGTATATTTGGTAGTTAATGTTGCAGAGCAATCTCTTATAAAAATGCCGGATGTTACAGGTATGAAATATAATGAGGCTGTTAGTATAATCAGTAATAAAGTTTTAAATAGCATGACTAATGTAAATCTTTTACCTAGGGTAAATATATCTGATGATATGTACGAAAATGATGTGGTATTATCTCAAATTCCAGCAGCAGATGAAGTAGTTGGACTTAATAGTGAGATAATATTAACTGTTAATAAAAAAGAATCCAATATTCAATAG
- the fmt gene encoding methionyl-tRNA formyltransferase, producing MYNVIVAGSTDFTRDCILQLMELDNVNLNGVIAPIDTKKDRKGNIINSPVVEIALDKHLNLFQPESINKDDFYNTLLDLAPDFLIIVAYGKILNKRTLSLPKIMPLNIHGSLLPVLRGASPVEHALLYGFEKSGTTLQKMDIKLDEGDIILQHEVSIDKNWQFNDLYDKIKESGVYLLKEFFKDTDKYISSMIKQDDSLATYCSKIKKEDGKLDFSKDALSLHNMTRAFVRWPTAYCFYKNISIKVFNSEYIYKSNSSDFGKIADINNNGIYIEALNGLYVIKELQREGKKRQTVKEFLCGNKLAVGEYFN from the coding sequence ATGTATAATGTTATAGTAGCTGGTTCAACCGATTTTACAAGAGATTGTATCTTACAATTAATGGAATTAGATAATGTTAATCTTAATGGAGTAATAGCTCCCATAGATACCAAAAAAGATAGAAAGGGTAATATTATCAATTCTCCTGTAGTAGAAATTGCTTTAGATAAACATCTTAATCTTTTTCAGCCGGAGAGTATAAATAAAGATGACTTTTATAATACTTTATTAGATTTGGCTCCTGATTTTCTTATAATAGTAGCTTATGGTAAAATATTAAATAAGAGAACTTTATCATTACCAAAAATTATGCCGCTTAATATACATGGTTCTTTGTTACCTGTTCTTAGAGGGGCTAGTCCTGTAGAACATGCTTTGCTTTATGGTTTTGAAAAAAGCGGTACTACATTGCAGAAAATGGATATCAAATTAGATGAAGGTGATATTATTCTTCAACATGAGGTTAGTATAGATAAAAATTGGCAATTTAATGATTTATATGATAAAATAAAAGAAAGCGGAGTATATTTATTAAAAGAGTTTTTTAAAGATACTGATAAATATATATCTAGTATGATAAAGCAAGATGATTCTTTAGCTACTTATTGCAGTAAGATAAAAAAAGAGGATGGTAAACTTGATTTTTCAAAGGATGCTCTAAGTTTGCATAATATGACAAGGGCTTTTGTAAGATGGCCTACTGCTTATTGTTTTTACAAAAATATTTCTATAAAAGTTTTTAATAGTGAATATATATATAAATCAAATAGCAGTGATTTTGGTAAAATAGCAGATATTAATAATAATGGTATTTATATAGAGGCTCTTAATGGTTTATATGTAATAAAAGAACTTCAAAGAGAAGGTAAAAAAAGACAGACTGTTAAAGAGTTTTTATGCGGAAATAAATTAGCTGTAGGAGAATATTTTAATTAA
- a CDS encoding ankyrin repeat domain-containing protein, which translates to MENLENNNSENNNLINNNQNNSINNVNSNIQRIDKAKEAEENKKYIFKVAVVACAIVFVLLIGAGILVGLFLFIKGKSDMEKMVRNYEIYSEEIYNKKYGDSIVKEMVNNYGADVNETDNNNQTPLFYAVQNNNLKAVKFLIENKADTEIGNDSGISPLVLAVSNNNTKIAELLIKEGKANVYGSYAGKYLDHYPMYYAVSQTNKTMIKLLLDNSFDLKREPSLLGYAIANSDESIVRYLIDNGADINYKNADGTTVLYNAVLSLNPALVDYFLSKGAKVEDAGESDVYGNIIMAAAGSKFNNTSSSPVDLVLVQQKSADSARVMEKIITSIDKNILNRLVNGKNALIIASGNSYIDTVKVLLTNGADINSSDNDGWTSLMYAANNGDIELAKILIENKANVNAKSYEEKTPLLYAMNSPIESSRNDMIKLLIENKANINVEDSNGLSPLTIAVMNNDIELTKLLIANKANLSVVTKDGESLIEYAINNDNVDLLQILVENGADINYAGISSYTPLMIAAKSGAENITRILLTQKVDLNAVDKYGDTALHIASGYSKLPIVRMLLEKKPNLNIQDQDGDTPLHKAVNSGNVDIVSELVLSGADVLVRNNRGKYPIDIARDNNNSAIFEILKEAEEKQNNNL; encoded by the coding sequence ATGGAAAATTTAGAAAATAATAACAGTGAAAATAATAATTTAATCAATAATAATCAAAACAATTCAATTAATAATGTAAATTCTAATATTCAAAGAATAGATAAAGCTAAAGAAGCAGAAGAAAATAAAAAATATATATTTAAAGTAGCTGTAGTAGCTTGTGCTATTGTCTTTGTGCTTCTTATTGGTGCCGGTATACTTGTAGGTTTGTTCTTATTTATAAAGGGCAAATCTGATATGGAGAAAATGGTTAGAAACTATGAAATATACAGCGAAGAGATATATAATAAAAAATACGGAGATAGTATCGTAAAAGAAATGGTTAATAATTATGGAGCTGATGTTAATGAAACAGACAATAATAATCAAACACCGTTATTTTATGCCGTGCAGAATAATAATCTTAAAGCTGTTAAATTTTTGATAGAAAATAAGGCTGATACAGAAATAGGCAATGATTCAGGAATTAGTCCTCTTGTACTTGCTGTAAGCAATAATAATACAAAAATAGCTGAACTTCTTATAAAAGAAGGAAAAGCTAATGTATATGGTTCTTATGCGGGCAAGTATTTAGATCATTATCCTATGTATTATGCTGTTTCTCAAACTAATAAAACTATGATAAAACTTCTTTTAGATAATTCATTTGATTTAAAAAGAGAGCCTTCTCTTTTAGGTTATGCCATCGCCAATAGTGATGAAAGTATAGTTCGTTATTTAATAGATAATGGTGCGGATATTAATTATAAAAATGCTGACGGAACTACTGTACTTTATAATGCTGTTTTATCTCTTAATCCTGCTTTAGTTGATTACTTTTTATCAAAAGGGGCTAAAGTAGAAGATGCAGGTGAAAGTGATGTATATGGAAATATAATAATGGCGGCTGCTGGTTCTAAATTTAATAATACTAGTTCATCTCCTGTAGATTTAGTATTGGTTCAGCAGAAATCAGCAGACAGTGCTAGAGTAATGGAGAAAATAATTACAAGCATAGATAAAAATATACTTAATAGGCTTGTTAATGGAAAAAATGCATTGATAATAGCGAGCGGTAATTCATATATAGATACAGTTAAAGTGCTTCTTACAAACGGTGCGGATATAAACTCTTCAGATAATGACGGCTGGACTTCTCTAATGTATGCGGCAAATAACGGAGATATTGAACTTGCAAAAATTTTAATAGAAAATAAAGCTAATGTTAATGCTAAAAGCTATGAAGAGAAAACCCCTCTTTTATATGCTATGAATAGTCCTATAGAATCAAGCAGAAATGATATGATAAAACTTTTAATAGAAAATAAAGCAAATATCAATGTAGAAGATAGTAATGGTCTTAGTCCTTTAACTATTGCTGTTATGAATAATGATATTGAACTTACAAAATTATTAATAGCTAATAAAGCTAATCTTTCAGTTGTAACTAAAGACGGAGAGAGTTTAATTGAATATGCCATTAACAATGATAATGTTGATTTATTACAAATATTAGTTGAAAATGGTGCTGATATAAACTATGCTGGAATATCAAGCTATACGCCTTTGATGATAGCGGCTAAAAGCGGAGCAGAAAACATTACTAGAATATTATTAACTCAGAAGGTGGATTTAAATGCCGTTGATAAATACGGAGATACTGCTTTGCATATAGCTTCAGGATATTCAAAACTTCCTATTGTTAGAATGTTATTAGAAAAAAAGCCCAATCTTAATATACAAGATCAGGATGGGGATACTCCATTGCATAAAGCGGTTAATTCAGGAAATGTTGATATAGTAAGCGAATTAGTACTATCAGGGGCTGATGTTCTTGTTAGAAATAACAGAGGAAAGTATCCTATTGATATAGCAAGGGATAATAATAACAGTGCTATATTTGAGATTTTAAAAGAGGCTGAAGAAAAGCAGAATAATAATTTATAA